The segment CAGCGTTCATGGCACTCGCCTTTCCATATGAAGCGCCCGGCCATGCATATCGCTTTCGTCTGTTTACCTGCAGCGGGCCATGTGAACCCCACCTTGCCGGTTGTTGCGGAGTTGGTGCGCCGGGGCCACCGCGTTACTTATGCCACGTCGGCAAAGTATGCCAAGGCGGTTGAATCTGCTGGCGCCTCGTTCTTTCCCAGCGGGGAGGATCTGGCCAGCTTCCTGCCCCGGCGCGCCGCTTCCCCTGAGGGGGGTCCGGCGTCGTCCCCGATGGCGGGGATGTTTGCCGGAATGGGGGCCGGGATGATGCCGGGACTGCTGGAGCGGATTCTTGAGAGCGCCAGGGCCGAATTCCCGGCGCTGCTGGTCCGTCTGGCGCAGGACCCGCCGGACGGAGTCTGCTACGACGCCATGACCTTATCCGGGAAGATGGCAGCTGCGAAGCTCGCATTGCACGATATTGCGTTGCTTCCGAGCTATGCCACCAATGAACATTTCTCGATGCGCGATCTTATGCCGGGCCCACCCCCGGCTGCCATGATTGAAGCCTGGAAACAGATCGGTCGGCTGATCAACGATTTCGCCGCCGAGCACGGTGTGGGCCATCTGCAATTCATGGGAGGGCCTCCCGCGTCGTTGAACATCTCCTTCATCCCGCGGGAGTTCCAGCCCGCGGGGGAGACGTTCGACGCCAGGTTCCATTTCGTGGGCCCCTGTCTCGGCGTACGGGGAAACGAGGACGGCTGGCAGCCCCCGGCGATGGACATGCCCCTTTTGTTCATCTCCTTGGGTACTACCCCGTTGAACGACCGACCGGATTTCTTCAGGATGTGTCTGGAAGGATTTGCGGACACCGGCTGGCAGCTTGCCATGGCAATCGGAGAGCGCGCGGAACCGTCCGAGCTCGGGAAGATCCCCGGAAACGTCGACGTACGCCCCTTCTTTCCGCAGCTGGAAGTCCTGCGGCATGCACGTGCCTTCCTCTCCCACACCGGGATGAATTCGACCATGGAAGCGCTGTATTTCGGGGTGCCGCTGGTGGCCTACCCGCTACAGCCCGAACAGCAGGCCAATGCACGCCGGGTCGAGGACCTGGGACTCGGCCGCCGCCTCCCCGTGGACGGGCTCTCTCCCGAGCTGATCCGGGAAACCGTCATTGAGGTCAGCGGCGACCAAGTGATCCGGGGCAACCTCGAGGCCATGAAGGCGCGCGTCCGTGCTTCCGGCGGAGCCCCCGCCG is part of the Arthrobacter methylotrophus genome and harbors:
- a CDS encoding macrolide family glycosyltransferase, which encodes MKRPAMHIAFVCLPAAGHVNPTLPVVAELVRRGHRVTYATSAKYAKAVESAGASFFPSGEDLASFLPRRAASPEGGPASSPMAGMFAGMGAGMMPGLLERILESARAEFPALLVRLAQDPPDGVCYDAMTLSGKMAAAKLALHDIALLPSYATNEHFSMRDLMPGPPPAAMIEAWKQIGRLINDFAAEHGVGHLQFMGGPPASLNISFIPREFQPAGETFDARFHFVGPCLGVRGNEDGWQPPAMDMPLLFISLGTTPLNDRPDFFRMCLEGFADTGWQLAMAIGERAEPSELGKIPGNVDVRPFFPQLEVLRHARAFLSHTGMNSTMEALYFGVPLVAYPLQPEQQANARRVEDLGLGRRLPVDGLSPELIRETVIEVSGDQVIRGNLEAMKARVRASGGAPAAADAIEDFLRGPAVRLPVPPSSV